A genomic window from Paenibacillus sp. FSL K6-0276 includes:
- a CDS encoding DUF188 domain-containing protein has translation MEKKSRSRTIVVDGDACPVKKEIAEVGRAFGVPVLMVSSYDHALKAEEGVTVVQVDRGDQSADLYIANHISAGDVVLTQDYGLAALALGKRCSVLSFRGQEYVDSKMDFMLEGRHARAVERRRGHYSKGPKPITAEEKIYFQHKMTKLLILLQENVEQ, from the coding sequence ATGGAGAAGAAGTCCCGGTCTAGAACCATAGTAGTGGATGGGGATGCTTGTCCGGTCAAAAAAGAGATTGCCGAGGTAGGTCGCGCCTTTGGTGTGCCGGTACTGATGGTATCTTCTTATGACCATGCACTGAAAGCTGAAGAGGGTGTAACGGTTGTGCAAGTGGACCGAGGAGACCAGAGTGCCGATCTATATATTGCCAATCATATTTCTGCAGGAGATGTGGTATTGACTCAAGACTATGGTCTCGCAGCACTTGCGCTTGGCAAACGTTGCAGTGTGCTTTCTTTTCGTGGCCAGGAATATGTCGATTCCAAGATGGATTTTATGTTGGAGGGTAGGCATGCCAGGGCCGTGGAGAGAAGACGGGGACACTACTCTAAGGGTCCAAAACCTATAACGGCAGAAGAAAAAATATATTTTCAACATAAAATGACAAAACTTTTAATACTTTTGCAGGAGAATGTGGAGCAATAG